The Pogona vitticeps strain Pit_001003342236 chromosome 3, PviZW2.1, whole genome shotgun sequence genome includes a window with the following:
- the VGLL3 gene encoding transcription cofactor vestigial-like protein 3 isoform X1, with amino-acid sequence MQESLEVTLPNKQEEDEKDQPTEMEYLNSRCVLFTYFQGDIGSVVDEHFSRALNQASSLDPEAAISKSKTGLNSLWRENSTITSQRSGFPASFWTSSYQTPPPPCLSGVHHDFPVTAPGTFSTGDPSSWPGHALHQTAPPPPPSMSESWHYPLASQVSSSYGHMHDVYMHHHHPHAHMHHHPTSHLDPRYRPLLMPSVCTGKIPPPQCDAAKTDPSAVTSATSAWAGAFHGTVDIVPTFGFDTGIQHQDKTKEAAWF; translated from the exons ATGCAAGAATCTCTGGAAGTGACGCTTCCTAATAAACAAGAGGAAGATGAGAAAGACCAGCCTACTGAGATGGAGTACCTTAACTCTCGCTGCGTCCTTTTCACTTACTTTCAGGGAGACATTGGATCAGTAGTGGATGAACACTTCTCAAGAgctttaaaccaagccagcagcTTGGATCCAGAGGCAgccatttcaaaaagcaaaacaggGCTGAATTCTCTATGGAGAG agaattcAACAATAACAAGCCAAAGGAGTGGTTTCCCAGCTTCGTTTTGGACCAGTTCTTATCAAACTCCACCTCCCCCATGCTTAAGTGGAGTCCATCATGATTTTCCAGTTACTGCACCAGGCACCTTTTCAACAGGGGATCCTAGCAGCTGGCCAGGACATGCCCTGCATCAgactgctccacctcctccacctaGCATGTCAGAATCTTGGCATTATCCATTAGCATCTCAGGTGAGCTCTTCATATGGACATATGCATGATGTGTACATGCATCACCACCATccccatgcacacatgcaccaCCACCCAACTTCGCACCTTGACCCACGTTACAGGCCTTTGCTGATGCCTTCAGTTTGCACAGGCAAGATTCCTCCACCACAGTGTGATGCAGCAAAGACAGATCCTTCTGCTGTCACCAGTGCTACCTCAGCATGGGCAGGAGCCTTTCATGGAACAGTCGACATTGTCCCAACGTTTGGTTTTGACACAG